From a single Eleginops maclovinus isolate JMC-PN-2008 ecotype Puerto Natales chromosome 20, JC_Emac_rtc_rv5, whole genome shotgun sequence genomic region:
- the ccdc3b gene encoding coiled-coil domain-containing protein 3 encodes MWIILAIMVAAVAADGRLGCQLPREWRPQTEACRAEMAQIIVFAKVLELHKEFYNVYDNYLPSDNEHLFSAEIELLCDQAWGSMLEVPAGSRFNVTGLGYFTCFSYSVTKNNNYYFFLRMDENYNIIPHGVNFQDPIFPDTAENHRMFASLFQFSNCTSGTQVHSFTPEWEAQEDSRLLCSAVQKALFEEEEKAWALSQKVRSLEKANDHLREKVKTMKRLLRQAQRGTTKEQQTLSLKQLYGSKTSQTHPDQDTARDQRDQPLKKVLSTKKQYN; translated from the exons ATGTGGATTATTTTGGCGATTATGGTGGCAGCAGTGGCTGCTGATGGGAGATTGGGATGTCAGCTGCCCCGTGAATGGAGACCTCAGACAGAAGCGTGCCGTGCGGAGATGGCACAGATCATAGTGTTTGCCAAGGTGTTGGAACTGCACAAAGAGTTTTACAATGTGTATGATAACTACCTGCCATCCGACAACGAGCATCTTTTCTCCGCCGAGATTGAGCTGCTGTGCGACCAGGCGTGGGGCAGCATGCTTGAGGTCCCTGCTGGCTCCAGGTTCAATGTCACTGGCCTGGGCTATTTCACCTGCTTCTCCTACAGTGtcactaaaaacaacaactactACTTCTTTCTAAG GATGGATGAAAACTACAACATCATCCCTCATGGAGTAAACTTCCAGGATCCCATATTCCCCGACACGGCAGAGAACCATCGCATGTTTGCCAGCCTTTTCCAGTTCTCCAACTGCACGTCCGGTACTCAGGTCCACAGCTTCACCCCGGAGTGGGAGGCCCAGGAGGACAGCCGG CTGTTGTGCTCTGCGGTGCAGAAAGCTCtgtttgaggaggaggagaaggccTGGGCTCTCTCCCAGAAGGTGCGCTCCTTGGAGAAAGCGAACGACCACCTGAGGGAAAAGGTGAAGACCATGAAACGTCTGCTACGCCAAGCCCAGCGGGGAACAACCAAGGAGCAGCAGACCCTCAGCCTCAAACAGCTCTACGGGTCAAAGACGTCCCAAACTCACCCAGATCAGGACACTGCAAGGGACCAGAGGGACCAGCCACTAAAAAAGGTCCTCTCCACTAAAAAACAGTACAATTGA